The proteins below are encoded in one region of Bacillus vallismortis:
- the fusA gene encoding elongation factor G produces MAREFSLDKTRNIGIMAHIDAGKTTTTERILFYTGRIHKIGETHEGASQMDWMEQEQERGITITSAATTAQWKGYRVNIIDTPGHVDFTVEVERSLRVLDGAVAVLDAQSGVEPQTETVWRQATTYGVPRVVFVNKMDKIGADFLYSVGTLRDRLQANAHAIQLPIGAEDNFEGIIDLVENVAYFYEDDLGTRSDAKEIPEEYKEQAEEHRNSLIEAVAELDEELMEKYLEGEEITIDELKAAIRKGTLNVEFYPVLVGSAFKNKGVQLVLDAVLDYLPAPTDVAAIKGVRPDTDEEIVRHSSDEEPFSALAFKVMTDPYVGKLTFFRVYSGTLDSGSYVKNSTKGKRERVGRILQMHANSREEIATVYAGDIAAAVGLKDTSTGDTLCDEKDLVILESMEFPEPVIDVAIEPKSKADQDKMGIALAKLAEEDPTFRTQTNPETGQTIISGMGELHLDIIVDRMKREFKVEANVGAPQVAYRETFRSGAKVEGKFVRQSGGRGQFGHVWIEFEPNEEGAGFEFENAIVGGVVPREYIPAVQAGLEDSLENGVLAGFPLIDIKAKLFDGSYHDVDSNEMAFKVAASMALKNAVSKCNPVLLEPIMKVEVVIPEEYMGDIMGDVTSRRGRVEGMEARGNAQVVRAMVPLAEMFGYATALRSNTQGRGTFTMFMDHYEEVPKSIAEEIIKKNKGE; encoded by the coding sequence ATGGCAAGAGAGTTCTCCTTAGATAAAACTCGTAATATCGGGATCATGGCTCACATTGATGCCGGTAAAACGACTACTACAGAACGTATCTTGTTCTACACAGGCCGTATCCACAAAATTGGCGAAACTCATGAAGGAGCTTCCCAAATGGACTGGATGGAGCAGGAACAAGAACGCGGTATCACAATCACATCCGCTGCGACAACAGCACAGTGGAAAGGATACCGCGTAAACATCATCGATACTCCAGGACACGTAGACTTCACAGTTGAAGTTGAACGTTCTCTTCGTGTACTTGATGGTGCGGTTGCCGTGCTTGATGCACAATCAGGCGTTGAGCCTCAAACAGAAACAGTATGGCGCCAAGCAACAACTTACGGAGTACCGCGTGTCGTATTTGTCAACAAAATGGACAAAATCGGCGCAGACTTCCTTTACTCTGTAGGCACTTTAAGAGACCGTCTTCAAGCTAACGCCCATGCAATCCAATTGCCAATCGGTGCTGAAGACAACTTCGAAGGTATCATCGACCTTGTAGAAAACGTTGCGTATTTCTACGAAGATGATCTTGGAACTCGTTCTGATGCGAAAGAAATCCCTGAAGAGTACAAAGAACAAGCTGAAGAGCATCGCAACAGCTTAATTGAAGCTGTCGCTGAGCTTGATGAAGAGCTTATGGAAAAGTACCTCGAAGGTGAAGAAATCACAATCGACGAGCTGAAAGCTGCAATCCGTAAAGGAACTTTGAATGTTGAATTCTACCCAGTACTTGTCGGTTCTGCTTTCAAAAACAAAGGTGTTCAGCTTGTACTTGATGCGGTTCTTGACTACCTTCCTGCACCAACTGATGTTGCTGCAATCAAAGGTGTACGTCCGGATACGGATGAAGAGATTGTTCGTCATTCTTCTGATGAAGAACCATTCTCTGCACTTGCATTTAAAGTAATGACTGACCCTTATGTTGGTAAGCTGACGTTCTTCCGTGTGTACTCTGGAACGCTCGATTCCGGTTCATACGTGAAAAACTCAACAAAAGGCAAGCGTGAGCGTGTCGGACGTATCCTGCAAATGCATGCCAACAGCCGTGAAGAGATCGCTACTGTTTACGCAGGAGATATTGCAGCTGCTGTAGGTCTAAAAGATACATCTACTGGAGATACTCTATGTGACGAAAAGGATCTTGTAATCCTTGAATCAATGGAATTCCCAGAGCCGGTTATCGATGTTGCGATTGAGCCTAAATCAAAAGCTGACCAAGATAAAATGGGTATCGCTTTAGCGAAACTTGCTGAAGAAGATCCTACATTCCGTACTCAAACAAATCCGGAAACTGGTCAGACGATCATCTCTGGTATGGGTGAACTTCACCTTGATATCATTGTTGACCGTATGAAGCGTGAATTCAAAGTAGAAGCTAACGTAGGTGCTCCTCAAGTTGCGTACCGTGAAACATTCCGTTCAGGTGCAAAAGTTGAAGGTAAATTCGTACGTCAATCTGGTGGACGCGGTCAGTTCGGACACGTTTGGATTGAATTCGAACCAAACGAAGAAGGCGCTGGATTTGAATTCGAAAACGCAATCGTCGGTGGTGTTGTTCCTCGTGAATACATCCCAGCCGTACAAGCAGGTCTTGAAGACTCTCTTGAAAATGGTGTCTTAGCAGGTTTCCCTCTAATTGACATCAAGGCAAAACTTTTTGATGGTTCTTACCATGATGTTGACTCAAACGAAATGGCGTTTAAAGTCGCTGCTTCAATGGCATTGAAAAATGCAGTCAGCAAATGTAACCCTGTTCTTCTTGAACCAATTATGAAAGTTGAAGTTGTTATTCCTGAAGAATACATGGGAGACATCATGGGTGATGTTACTTCTCGTCGCGGACGTGTAGAAGGTATGGAAGCTCGCGGTAACGCACAAGTTGTTCGCGCGATGGTTCCTCTTGCTGAAATGTTCGGTTACGCTACTGCTCTTCGTTCTAATACGCAAGGTCGCGGTACGTTCACTATGTTCATGGATCACTACGAAGAAGTGCCGAAGAGCATTGCTGAAGAAATTATCAAAAAAAATAAAGGCGAATAA
- the rpsG gene encoding 30S ribosomal protein S7, whose protein sequence is MPRKGPVAKRDVLPDPLYNSKLVSRLINKMMIDGKKGKSQTILYKSFDIIKERTGNDAMEVFEQALKNIMPVLEVKARRVGGANYQVPVEVRPERRTTLGLRWLVNYARLRGEKTMEERLANEILDAANNTGAAVKKREDTHKMAEANKAFAHYRW, encoded by the coding sequence ATGCCACGTAAAGGTCCTGTAGCAAAAAGAGATGTTTTACCTGATCCGCTTTATAATTCTAAGCTTGTATCACGTCTAATCAACAAAATGATGATCGATGGTAAAAAAGGTAAGTCTCAAACAATCCTATACAAGTCATTCGATATCATTAAAGAACGTACTGGCAATGATGCAATGGAGGTTTTCGAACAAGCATTGAAAAACATCATGCCTGTACTTGAAGTTAAAGCACGCCGTGTGGGTGGTGCAAACTACCAAGTTCCTGTAGAAGTTCGTCCTGAACGTCGTACTACTCTCGGACTTCGCTGGTTAGTAAACTATGCTCGTCTTCGTGGAGAAAAAACGATGGAAGAGCGTTTGGCTAACGAAATCCTTGACGCAGCTAACAATACTGGTGCTGCTGTTAAGAAACGCGAAGATACTCATAAGATGGCTGAAGCAAACAAAGCATTTGCTCACTATCGCTGGTAG
- the rpsL gene encoding 30S ribosomal protein S12 has product MPTINQLIRKGRVSKVENSKSPALNKGYNSFKKEHTNVSSPQKRGVCTRVGTMTPKKPNSALRKYARVRLTNGIEVTAYIPGIGHNLQEHSVVLIRGGRVKDLPGVRYHIVRGALDTAGVENRAQGRSKYGTKRPKAK; this is encoded by the coding sequence ATGCCTACAATTAATCAGCTAATTCGCAAAGGACGCGTGAGTAAAGTAGAAAACTCAAAGTCTCCTGCACTTAACAAAGGATACAACAGCTTTAAAAAAGAGCACACTAACGTATCTTCTCCACAAAAACGCGGGGTATGTACTCGTGTTGGTACAATGACACCGAAAAAACCGAACTCAGCACTTCGTAAATATGCTCGTGTTCGTTTGACTAACGGAATCGAGGTTACGGCTTACATTCCTGGTATCGGTCACAACCTGCAAGAGCACAGCGTTGTACTCATCCGTGGCGGACGTGTAAAAGACTTACCAGGGGTACGTTACCACATCGTTCGTGGTGCGCTTGACACTGCTGGAGTAGAAAACCGTGCGCAAGGCCGTTCTAAATACGGAACTAAACGCCCTAAAGCAAAATAA
- a CDS encoding 50S ribosomal protein L7ae-like protein: MSYDKVSQAKSIIIGTKQTVKALKRGSVKEVVVAKDADPVLTTSVVSLAEDQGISVLMVESMKKLGKACGIEVGAAAVAIIL, encoded by the coding sequence ATGTCTTATGATAAAGTATCACAGGCCAAATCAATTATTATTGGTACGAAGCAAACAGTGAAAGCTCTAAAACGAGGTTCAGTAAAGGAAGTAGTCGTTGCAAAAGATGCAGATCCAGTGCTCACGACAAGTGTTGTTTCACTTGCGGAAGATCAAGGTATCTCTGTCTTAATGGTTGAATCCATGAAAAAGCTCGGCAAAGCCTGCGGAATTGAAGTAGGAGCAGCCGCTGTTGCCATTATTTTATAG
- the rpoC gene encoding DNA-directed RNA polymerase subunit beta': MLDVNNFEYMNIGLASPDKIRSWSFGEVKKPETINYRTLKPEKDGLFCERIFGPTKDWECHCGKYKRVRYKGVVCDRCGVEVTRAKVRRERMGHIELAAPVSHIWYFKGIPSRMGLVLDMSPRALEEVIYFASYVVTDPANTPLEKKQLLSEKEYRAYLDKYGNKFQASMGAEAIHKLLQDIDLVKEVDMLKEELKTSQGQRRTRAIKRLEVLEAFRNSGNKPSWMILDVLPVIPPELRPMVQLDGGRFATSDLNDLYRRVINRNNRLKRLLDLGAPSIIVQNEKRMLQEAVDALIDNGRRGRPVTGPGNRPLKSLSHMLKGKQGRFRQNLLGKRVDYSGRSVIVVGPHLKMYQCGLPKEMALELFKPFVMKELVEKGLAHNIKSAKRKIERVQPEVWDVLESVIKEHPVLLNRAPTLHRLGIQAFEPTLVEGRAIRLHPLVCTAYNADFDGDQMAVHVPLSAEAQAEARILMLAAQNILNPKDGKPVVTPSQDMVLGNYYLTLERAGAVGEGMVFKNTDEALLAYQNGYVHLHTRVAVAANSLKNVTFTEEQRSKLLITTVGKLVFNEILPESFPYMNEPTKSNIEEKTPDRFFLEKGADVKAAIAEQPINAPFKKGILGKIIAEIFKRFHITETSKMLDRMKNLGFRYSTKAGITVGVSDIVVLDDKQEILEEAQGKVDNVLKQFRRGLITEEERYERVISIWSAAKDVIQGKLMQSLDELNPIYMMSDSGARGNASNFTQLAGMRGLMANPAGRIIELPIKSSFREGLTVLEYFISTHGARKGLADTALKTADSGYLTRRLVDVAQDVIIRETDCGTDRGILAQPLKEGTETIERLEERLIGRFARKQVKHPETGEVLINENELIDEDKALEIVEAGIEEVWIRSAFTCNTPHGVCKRCYGRNLATGSDVEVGEAVGIIAAQSIGEPGTQLTMRTFHTGGVAGDDITQGLPRIQELFEARNPKGQATITEIDGTVVEINEVRDKQQEIVVQGAVETRSYTAPYNSRLKVAEGDKITRGQVLTEGSIDPKELLKVTDLTTVQEYLLHEVQKVYRMQGVEIGDKHVEVMVRQMLRKVRVIDAGDTDVLPGTLLDIHQFTEANKKVLLEGNRPATGRPVLLGITKASLETDSFLSAASFQETTRVLTDAAIKGKRDELLGLKENVIIGKLVPAGTGMMKYRKVKPVSNVQPTDDMVPVE, encoded by the coding sequence TTGCTAGATGTGAACAATTTTGAGTATATGAACATCGGTCTTGCTTCACCGGATAAAATCCGTTCATGGTCTTTTGGTGAAGTGAAAAAGCCTGAAACGATAAACTATCGTACGTTAAAACCTGAAAAGGACGGTCTATTCTGCGAACGCATTTTCGGACCGACTAAAGACTGGGAATGTCATTGCGGGAAGTACAAGCGAGTTCGTTATAAAGGCGTAGTTTGTGACCGCTGCGGAGTCGAAGTAACACGGGCTAAAGTCCGTCGTGAGAGAATGGGGCACATTGAACTGGCTGCCCCAGTTTCCCACATTTGGTATTTCAAAGGTATTCCAAGCCGTATGGGTCTTGTGCTGGATATGTCACCTCGTGCTTTAGAAGAAGTCATTTACTTTGCTTCTTACGTTGTAACTGACCCGGCAAATACACCGCTTGAAAAGAAACAGCTTCTGTCTGAGAAAGAATACCGTGCTTATCTCGATAAATACGGTAATAAATTCCAAGCGTCTATGGGTGCAGAGGCGATTCATAAACTTCTTCAAGATATTGATCTTGTAAAAGAAGTAGATATGTTAAAAGAAGAGCTGAAAACTTCACAAGGACAACGCCGTACTCGTGCGATCAAGCGCCTTGAAGTTTTAGAAGCCTTCCGTAACTCAGGTAACAAGCCTTCTTGGATGATCCTTGATGTGCTTCCTGTTATCCCTCCTGAGCTTAGACCGATGGTTCAGCTTGATGGCGGACGTTTTGCGACTTCTGATTTGAACGATCTTTATCGTCGTGTCATCAACCGTAACAATCGTTTGAAACGCCTTTTGGACCTTGGTGCGCCTAGCATTATTGTTCAAAATGAGAAGCGTATGCTTCAAGAGGCTGTCGATGCCTTAATTGACAACGGCCGCCGCGGACGTCCTGTGACAGGTCCTGGTAACAGGCCATTAAAATCTCTTTCTCACATGCTGAAAGGGAAGCAAGGCCGTTTCCGTCAAAACCTTCTTGGTAAACGTGTCGATTACTCTGGACGTTCTGTAATCGTTGTTGGCCCTCATTTGAAAATGTACCAATGCGGATTACCGAAGGAAATGGCGCTTGAACTTTTCAAACCTTTCGTTATGAAAGAGCTTGTTGAAAAAGGTCTTGCTCACAACATTAAGAGTGCGAAACGCAAAATTGAGCGCGTACAGCCTGAAGTGTGGGATGTACTAGAGTCAGTTATCAAGGAGCATCCGGTACTTCTGAACCGTGCCCCTACGCTTCACAGATTAGGTATCCAAGCGTTTGAACCAACACTTGTTGAAGGACGCGCGATCCGTCTTCATCCGCTCGTATGTACAGCTTATAACGCTGACTTTGATGGTGACCAAATGGCAGTTCACGTACCATTATCTGCAGAAGCTCAAGCTGAAGCACGCATCTTGATGCTTGCCGCTCAGAACATCTTGAACCCTAAAGATGGTAAACCGGTTGTAACACCGTCTCAGGATATGGTACTGGGTAACTATTACCTGACACTTGAGCGTGCCGGTGCTGTCGGTGAAGGTATGGTTTTCAAAAATACAGACGAGGCGCTGCTCGCTTATCAAAATGGATATGTACACCTTCATACGAGAGTAGCTGTTGCAGCCAACTCCCTTAAGAATGTGACATTTACAGAAGAACAGCGCTCAAAATTGTTAATTACAACTGTCGGTAAGCTTGTCTTCAATGAAATTCTTCCGGAATCATTCCCTTACATGAATGAACCGACGAAGAGCAACATTGAAGAAAAAACACCTGACCGTTTCTTCTTAGAAAAAGGTGCCGATGTTAAAGCTGCCATTGCAGAGCAGCCAATCAATGCACCGTTTAAAAAAGGTATTCTCGGTAAAATCATCGCGGAAATCTTTAAACGATTCCATATCACGGAAACGTCTAAAATGCTTGACCGCATGAAAAACCTAGGCTTTAGATACTCTACAAAAGCTGGTATTACAGTTGGGGTTTCTGACATCGTCGTTCTCGATGATAAGCAAGAAATTCTTGAAGAAGCACAAGGCAAAGTTGATAACGTCTTGAAGCAATTCCGACGTGGTCTAATCACTGAAGAAGAACGCTATGAGAGAGTTATTTCTATCTGGAGTGCTGCGAAAGACGTTATCCAGGGCAAACTGATGCAATCACTGGATGAGCTTAACCCGATCTACATGATGAGTGACTCTGGTGCCCGTGGTAACGCGTCTAACTTTACACAGCTTGCCGGAATGCGCGGTCTGATGGCCAACCCGGCTGGACGTATCATTGAGTTGCCGATCAAATCAAGTTTCCGTGAAGGTCTGACGGTATTGGAGTACTTTATCTCCACTCACGGTGCGCGTAAAGGTCTTGCCGATACCGCACTTAAAACCGCTGACTCAGGTTACCTTACACGTCGACTCGTTGACGTTGCACAGGATGTTATCATCCGTGAAACGGATTGTGGAACTGACCGAGGCATCCTCGCTCAGCCCCTTAAAGAAGGAACTGAAACAATTGAGCGCTTAGAAGAACGCTTAATCGGCCGTTTTGCACGAAAACAAGTAAAGCACCCTGAAACAGGTGAAGTACTTATCAATGAAAACGAACTGATCGATGAAGATAAAGCATTAGAGATTGTAGAAGCCGGCATTGAAGAAGTGTGGATCCGTTCTGCCTTCACATGCAATACGCCTCATGGTGTATGTAAACGATGCTATGGCCGAAATCTTGCAACTGGCTCTGATGTTGAAGTCGGCGAGGCTGTCGGTATCATTGCTGCCCAATCAATCGGTGAGCCTGGTACACAGTTAACAATGCGTACATTCCATACAGGCGGGGTTGCCGGAGACGATATCACACAGGGTCTTCCGCGTATCCAAGAGCTATTCGAAGCGCGTAATCCGAAAGGTCAGGCAACAATTACAGAAATCGACGGTACAGTCGTTGAGATCAATGAAGTTCGTGATAAACAACAGGAAATTGTGGTTCAAGGCGCAGTGGAAACACGTTCATATACGGCACCTTATAACTCCCGCTTGAAAGTAGCGGAAGGAGACAAAATTACTCGAGGCCAAGTGCTGACAGAGGGTTCAATCGATCCGAAAGAGCTTCTGAAAGTGACTGACCTGACGACTGTTCAAGAGTATCTTCTCCATGAGGTTCAAAAGGTTTACCGTATGCAGGGTGTTGAAATCGGTGATAAACACGTAGAAGTTATGGTTCGCCAGATGCTTCGCAAAGTCCGCGTGATTGACGCCGGTGACACTGATGTGCTTCCAGGCACATTGCTTGATATTCACCAATTTACTGAAGCGAACAAAAAGGTACTACTTGAAGGCAATCGTCCTGCTACAGGCCGTCCTGTCTTACTCGGTATTACAAAAGCTTCTCTTGAAACTGATTCATTCTTATCTGCTGCCTCCTTCCAGGAAACAACACGTGTTCTTACAGATGCAGCGATCAAAGGTAAGCGTGATGAGCTTCTCGGCTTGAAAGAGAATGTAATCATCGGTAAGCTTGTTCCGGCTGGTACTGGTATGATGAAATACCGTAAAGTAAAACCAGTTTCAAATGTTCAGCCGACTGATGACATGGTTCCGGTTGAATAA
- the rpoB gene encoding DNA-directed RNA polymerase subunit beta: MTGQLVQYGRHRQRRSYARISEVLELPNLIEIQTSSYQWFLDEGLREMFQDISPIEDFTGNLSLEFIDYSLGDPKYPVEESKERDVTYSAPLRVKVRLINKETGEVKDQDVFMGDFPIMTDTGTFIINGAERVIVSQLVRSPSVYFSGKVDKNGKKGFTATVIPNRGAWLEYETDAKDVVYVRIDRTRKLPVTVLLRALGFGSDQEILDLVGENEYLRNTLDKDNTENSDKALLEIYERLRPGEPPTVENAKSLLDSRFFDPKRYDLANVGRYKINKKLHIKNRLFNQRLAETLVDPETGEILAEKGQILDRRTLDKVLPYLENGIGFRKLYPNGGVVEDEVTLQSIKIFAPTDQEGEQVINVIGNAYTEEEIKNITPADIISSISYFFNLLHGVGDTDDIDHLGNRRLRSVGELLQNQFRIGLSRMERVVRERMSIQDTNTITPQQLINIRPVIASIKEFFGSSQLSQFMDQTNPLAELTHKRRLSALGPGGLTRERAGMEVRDVHYSHYGRMCPIETPEGPNIGLINSLSSYAKVNRFGFIETPYRRVDPETGKVTGRIDYLTADEEDNYVVAQANARLDDDGSFIDDSIVARFRGENTVVSRNRVDYMDVSPKQVVSAATACIPFLENDDSNRALMGANMQRQAVPLMQPEAPFVGTGMEYVSGKDSGAAVICKHPGIVERVEAKNVWVRRYEEVDGQKVKGNLDKYSMLKFVRSNQGTCYNQRPIVSVGDEVVKGEILADGPSMELGELALGRNVMVGFMTWDGYNYEDAIIMSERLVKDDVYTSIHIEEYESEARDTKLGPEEITRDIPNVGEDALRNLDDRGIIRIGAEVKDGDLLVGKVTPKGVTELTAEERLLHAIFGEKAREVRDTSLRVPHGGGGIIHDVKVFNREDGDELPPGVNQLVRVYIVQKRKISEGDKMAGRHGNKGVISKILPEEDMPYLPDGTPIDIMLNPLGVPSRMNIGQVLELHMGMAARYLGIHIASPVFDGAREEDVWETLEEAGMSRDAKTVLYDGRSGEPFDNRVSVGIMYMIKLAHMVDDKLHARSTGPYSLVTQQPLGGKAQFGGQRFGEMEVWALEAYGAAYTLQEILTVKSDDVVGRVKTYEAIVKGDNVPEPGVPESFKVLIKELQSLGMDVKILSGDEEEIEMRDLEDEEDAKQADGLALSGDEEPEETASADVERDVVTKE; this comes from the coding sequence TTGACAGGTCAACTAGTTCAGTATGGACGACACCGCCAGCGCAGAAGCTATGCTCGCATTAGCGAAGTGTTAGAATTACCAAATCTCATTGAAATTCAAACCTCTTCTTATCAGTGGTTTCTTGATGAGGGTCTTAGAGAGATGTTTCAAGACATATCGCCAATTGAGGATTTCACTGGTAACCTCTCTCTTGAGTTCATTGATTATAGTTTAGGCGATCCTAAATATCCTGTAGAGGAATCAAAAGAACGTGATGTGACTTACTCAGCTCCGCTAAGAGTGAAGGTTCGTTTAATTAACAAAGAAACTGGAGAGGTAAAAGACCAAGATGTCTTCATGGGTGATTTCCCGATTATGACAGATACAGGTACTTTTATCATTAATGGTGCGGAACGCGTAATCGTTTCTCAGCTTGTTCGGTCTCCAAGTGTATATTTCAGTGGTAAAGTAGACAAAAACGGTAAAAAAGGTTTTACCGCAACTGTCATTCCAAACCGTGGCGCATGGTTAGAATACGAAACTGATGCGAAAGATGTTGTTTATGTCCGCATTGATCGCACACGTAAGTTGCCGGTTACGGTTCTTTTGCGTGCTCTCGGCTTCGGTTCCGATCAAGAGATTCTTGATCTCGTAGGAGAAAATGAATATCTGCGAAATACGCTTGATAAAGATAACACAGAAAATAGCGACAAAGCGTTGCTTGAAATTTACGAACGTCTCCGTCCTGGAGAGCCGCCTACAGTAGAAAATGCGAAAAGCTTGCTTGATTCTCGTTTCTTTGATCCGAAACGATACGATCTTGCCAATGTAGGACGCTATAAAATTAATAAAAAACTTCATATCAAGAATCGCCTCTTTAATCAGAGACTTGCAGAAACGCTTGTTGATCCTGAAACAGGAGAAATCCTGGCTGAAAAAGGCCAGATCCTTGATAGAAGAACACTTGATAAAGTACTGCCATACTTAGAAAACGGAATCGGTTTCAGAAAGCTGTATCCGAATGGCGGCGTTGTTGAAGATGAAGTAACTCTTCAATCGATTAAAATCTTTGCTCCGACTGATCAAGAAGGAGAACAGGTTATTAATGTAATCGGAAATGCTTACACCGAAGAAGAGATTAAAAACATTACGCCTGCTGATATTATTTCTTCTATCAGCTACTTCTTCAACCTGCTGCACGGGGTAGGCGACACAGATGATATCGATCATCTTGGAAACCGCCGTTTACGTTCTGTAGGTGAGCTTCTCCAGAACCAATTCCGTATCGGTTTAAGCCGTATGGAGCGTGTGGTTCGTGAGAGAATGTCAATTCAAGATACGAATACAATTACACCTCAGCAGCTGATCAATATTCGTCCTGTTATTGCGTCCATTAAAGAGTTCTTTGGAAGCTCTCAGCTTTCTCAATTCATGGACCAGACGAACCCGCTAGCTGAATTAACGCATAAGCGCCGTCTGTCAGCATTAGGACCGGGCGGATTGACACGTGAGCGTGCCGGAATGGAAGTGCGTGACGTTCACTACTCCCACTATGGCCGTATGTGTCCGATCGAAACGCCTGAGGGTCCGAACATCGGTTTGATCAACTCACTTTCATCTTATGCAAAAGTAAACCGTTTTGGCTTTATCGAAACACCATATCGCCGTGTTGACCCTGAAACAGGGAAGGTAACGGGCAGAATCGATTACTTAACTGCTGATGAAGAGGATAACTATGTTGTCGCTCAAGCGAACGCTCGTCTTGATGACGATGGCTCATTTATTGATGACAGCATCGTAGCCCGTTTCCGAGGGGAAAACACCGTTGTTTCCAGAAACCGTGTGGACTACATGGATGTATCACCTAAACAGGTTGTTTCTGCTGCGACAGCATGTATCCCGTTCCTGGAAAACGATGACTCCAACCGTGCCCTAATGGGAGCGAACATGCAGCGTCAGGCTGTGCCTTTGATGCAGCCGGAAGCGCCATTCGTTGGAACTGGTATGGAATACGTATCAGGTAAAGACTCTGGGGCCGCTGTTATTTGTAAACACCCTGGTATCGTTGAACGCGTAGAAGCGAAAAACGTTTGGGTTCGCCGTTATGAAGAAGTAGACGGTCAAAAGGTAAAAGGAAACCTGGATAAATACAGCATGCTGAAATTTGTCCGCTCCAACCAAGGTACTTGCTACAACCAGCGCCCGATCGTAAGTGTCGGCGATGAAGTGGTAAAAGGAGAAATCCTTGCTGACGGTCCTTCTATGGAGCTTGGTGAACTTGCGCTTGGCCGTAACGTAATGGTCGGCTTCATGACATGGGATGGTTACAACTATGAGGATGCCATCATCATGAGTGAACGCCTTGTGAAGGATGATGTTTATACATCTATCCACATTGAAGAATATGAATCAGAAGCACGCGATACGAAACTTGGACCTGAAGAAATCACTCGCGATATTCCAAACGTCGGTGAAGATGCGCTTCGCAATCTTGATGACCGCGGAATCATTCGTATTGGGGCAGAAGTGAAAGACGGAGATCTTCTTGTTGGTAAAGTAACGCCTAAAGGTGTAACAGAACTGACTGCTGAAGAACGCCTGCTTCACGCCATCTTTGGTGAAAAGGCCCGCGAGGTTCGTGATACTTCTCTTCGTGTGCCTCACGGCGGCGGCGGAATTATCCACGACGTTAAAGTCTTCAACCGTGAAGACGGAGATGAACTTCCTCCAGGCGTTAACCAATTGGTACGTGTGTATATCGTTCAGAAACGTAAGATTTCTGAAGGGGATAAAATGGCCGGTCGTCACGGTAACAAAGGTGTTATCTCTAAGATTCTTCCTGAAGAGGATATGCCTTACCTTCCTGACGGTACACCAATTGATATCATGCTTAACCCGCTGGGCGTACCATCACGTATGAACATCGGGCAGGTACTGGAGCTTCACATGGGGATGGCCGCTCGTTATCTCGGCATCCACATTGCGTCACCGGTATTTGACGGTGCGCGTGAAGAGGATGTTTGGGAAACACTTGAAGAAGCCGGTATGTCTCGCGACGCCAAAACCGTTCTTTACGATGGGCGTAGCGGAGAGCCGTTTGATAACCGTGTGTCTGTCGGTATCATGTATATGATTAAACTGGCCCACATGGTTGATGATAAACTTCATGCGCGTTCTACAGGTCCTTACTCACTTGTTACGCAGCAGCCTCTCGGCGGTAAAGCGCAATTTGGCGGACAGCGTTTTGGTGAGATGGAGGTTTGGGCACTTGAAGCTTACGGTGCGGCTTACACTCTTCAAGAGATTCTGACTGTTAAGTCTGATGACGTGGTCGGACGTGTGAAAACATACGAAGCCATCGTTAAAGGCGACAACGTTCCTGAACCAGGTGTTCCGGAATCATTCAAAGTATTAATCAAAGAACTTCAAAGCTTAGGTATGGATGTGAAAATCCTTTCCGGTGATGAAGAAGAAATAGAAATGAGAGATTTAGAAGACGAAGAAGATGCGAAACAAGCTGACGGCCTGGCATTATCAGGTGATGAAGAGCCGGAGGAAACAGCATCAGCAGACGTTGAACGAGATGTAGTAACAAAAGAATAA